The nucleotide window ccagcccttctgcagtgcttgcaagtctgaccctcttttcttgcaacatcagtccttggcttgtctctccaggccttcttacctttgtaggcagtgtttgttcttgcctgaaaggcaccttcttgatgctcctccagtctgcttgctcttctttgctcttgagcatataaagcattgatcaactctgtcagggagatggtgtacaggttccttgagtcctcgagagatgagatttttgcctcatacctctcgggcagagttgcaataaccttctccactatcctagcttccttgagctgctctccaaggagccttatgctgttaaccacagctataatcctgtcagagtactgcttgatagtttcttcttccttcatcttcaaattctcgaaatctctccttaagttcagcaactgttgctgccttgtcctctctgtcccttgaaactcctcttgcaacttgtcccaggcttgttttggtgattcacaggccataatccttgtgaaaatcacatctgacactgagttctgaatgcaagacatggctttgtgcctcttggtcctctcatcagcatgctgcctgatttgagccactgttggattgcctctaagtggctctggttcaacatctgagttgactacctcccacagatcaaaagcttgtaggtaggtcttcattttaaccacccatatgtggtagccttctccattgaagacttgaggtgcagctggtgaaaagcttgatgaagccatgaatttgtataacagatcccttaataaataggctcttgataccaattgttggagctaagtgcaacaaatagcaaggttcaacaaaaagcttgccgagcaagaatcgagacttgcggcagaaacaaagaagaaaaatgaaataaattttaagcaaagctaaaatagagagtatatggatgaaatcttgattgaattcattcatttttttaaaatggcataaagcctatttatacaagcttacaacttgacaacttagttggaatacaactaagtttcatcattacatccacttaaaataaatcaccacctactaccactaacaaacttagttggaatacaactaagttacattattacatccaaataataataataataataataaaacatgtgattgctacatgctaaccattgcttcaataaATTTTCCATTTCAAGTTCTAACTGTTTGCAGTTGGCTGGTGGGGACTTTGGTTTTCTTTTATCATCTCCATTAACTCGTCCTCGTACTGATAAATCAAGAAATTCAATCTCTCTATGCTGACCAGCATCAAACAAATCCAAAGGAACACCTTGTCTTCCTGAATCTGGAGATAGGGCATGCTTGATTGATCCAGCCCCGATATTTGAGAATACTGGAGAATCAAAAGAGTTTGTTTGATTCAATGGTTGGCAAAAAGCAAACTTCTCAGATGTGAAACAGCTAAAAGGCAAACGGTGAATAAATTCACTGTGCTTAGGTGTATTAAAGCAAGATTTGACATTAAGATTCAGTTCAGGAACAGGAAAGGCACCAATAGGATCTTCAGCCCACAGCTGGGATCCTACAGATGGAAGGTTTGCCTGTGAGGTGCAATGGAAAGAACTGAAACCCAAATCTATATCAACTGCATTGCATCCTTCCTCAAGCAACCATTTCTGAGATAGTTCTATTCCCCCTTGGAGATAATAGCTTGCACGCTTGGTTGCTGTTGACTTGAGCGGAACTGGAGTCCTCATATATTTGCCAGATGGTTGCCCAAGATTATCTCTGTCTTTGCAACGTGTTTCCTTGGCAAAATCATTGTCCAGATCATACTTCATTCTGGTCCTACCAAAAGTACTACATATTCTTCTGCTCTGCCTAGGCATTAGATTTGGAGGTGAACTGTCTATCGTTTCACCCCTCACtgcaattaaatattttaaatgattgcTTTAGTTTCACAAGGGGAGCTTTTTATTAAAGACTACAAAATGACAATGAATTGTCAAAGCAATTTATGAAATCAAACGTAACCTGCACTAGAAGAGCATGATTCTTCACTGCTAAAGCTTgagggagggagagagagagGAAACATGTAAGTTAAAGTAGTACCTTCCAACCAAATCACCTTGCAACAAAAAGTTGCTATAATTTACCTCAGCAAGCTCAAGCTATCCTTTACATCTTCAGTCCCAAAAAAAGGCCAACCTGGTTGGGGTGGCAAATCTCTTACATCATAATTCGTTTGAATTGGGTTATACCTGCCACTATATCAAAGCAACCGTTctatttagaaaattaaataaaaagaaggcCAATTTCCCAAGTACCTTTGGAGGGAAATTTCATACCTTTCCCCAATTAAAGTTGTCAAATCATGACCAACTTTTGATGATAAATGCTTTGGAGAAGGATCTGATTGTggaaaaagagaaagaattaGAGGTGGATGGAAAACATTCTTAATCACAATTCTAATCATAGATGCATCAAGTAAAGAATAATAACATGAAAGAAATAACGCAAccacactttcacatttaactcCTCCCTCTTGGAAGTAACTTGAGCCAACAATCATCCCAAGAATCTGGAGATTTCCCCCACAGAAAATTCTCAGTAAGTGAAATAGAGCACTCCAAATTCTTAAAAGACAAAGGGATGACGCCATATCATAATTTGTGTTCAAAGTTAGCATATGCAGCAAAAAACCAATAACAAAGCaataattaaaaactaatttgtcctgttaatattaaataaaaagtgTTGAGTTAAACTATTCCATAAATTCAATGAGAAATAGCACCTAAACTATTCAAATTTGTTGCTTTGACACCCCTGCATAGATGTAATGAATTCATCAAAAAGAAAAGGTATACTCCTATCTCTCAGAACAAGGAAATATTCACTGTTGATTGCTAACCTTTTCCTCAGCATGAAATGCCCTTCAAAAGCATTATCTGGTATCTCACCATTTTCATAATCCAAAAAATCTCCAGAATTACCATCTATTTTGTGTGGCCAGTATTTCCAAGAAATGTCATCTTCCCTTTCATGGGGAAAGCCATCATCTAGGTAGCTAACTTTAGCTGACaaacatataagaaaaaaaagaaaatgacatgTTGCACCAGAGAAGCCTCCACAGTATAATGATGTCTAAATATGAGAAAAGCTTAGTGAAAAAAAGAACTAGTTCAAAATAGTACTTATTGACACAGACAACAAGAATGATAGTCTGCTGCAAGAGATATTCACTATGACTAACATAAAATCTATGTTTGAAACAATAAGTGAAGATAGGCAAAAGAATTTCTGAATATCTTAATCACAAGTTGGTGCAATGTGTAAAATGAACAATAAGAATTGTGATTCATGAACAAAACAACCAACACCGACTAAAGCTGAGACTCACCATCCCATATATCTTCCCTTCCTATGTTGTAGGAAATGTCAGTGTCACCAAAAGAGCACTTGCTATTTCTGTAATGGCTGTCAAGTTGCATGTCGTCAGAAAAAGTGGAGAGGTTTGGCTTCCAATTGCCATGTGAATCAGTTATATCGACTGAGAACTGCGAAGGACTGCTACCAAGTGGAACATCCATGTCCTGCATCATAGCATCCTGCATTTAGCACATGATAATAATAATCCTTCTCTACCAAATTTAAGATAAGAAGGAGAGTCGGTGATCATGTTGATAATGATCACCATGGAGTTCGACCATTAAACCATGATCCCTTGATCTCATTAGCTAGGAGAGTTGGTGATCATGTTGATAGCGATCACCATGGACTTTGTGTACCAGAAAATATGGAGGATTCTCAGAAAGTGTAATGTTTTCACCAGCTCAGAATCCTTTATGAACAATTTGCTGACAGGGTTGACCAACTATCCAAATCCCAAGATAGCTCAAAAGGGGAGAGGCAAGTTGCACATTGCTTTTTTAGCTGTGGGATTTATTGAATTCAAGAATAGAATGGTAGAATATGAGATGGGAGCTGAATTAACATGGCCTGATTTCCACCAAGGGAAGAGGGCTGAGAATCCAAACCTTGACGCACACGTTCCATAAATTCATCAGATTCAACATGGTCCCAGATGTTCTTAGATGAAAATTCCAACATCTTATCCAACCTTTCATCATCGGAAATCTCAACTATGCCATCATTTGTGTTATCATTAGTTTTTCCAGTGGTCACTTCTGAGGCATTGAAATACACACATTCATGCATATAGTTTATGTTTATCCCAACACCAAAATATCATATAGAGACTAAAGTAACATGTCTCaaaattaacatacatatacaaTGACACCTATGTAGATGCCACATATAACCAAGCTAAAATGAACAAAAGTCTACCGAAACTTGAGACGGATGGTGTGAAATTTGATGTGATTCGATCCACTCGACCCCAACTATCGATCTACAAGGATGAACAAGAAACAACATAAGCATACTAATGCTTAGAAAGTTCATACAAAAATTTAACTTGACTTATCTTGATATTAAgcaatataaataattgaaacaTATGGCACAAAGCATGTTATAAACCTTGGCATCCTTATACAATTTAAACCACAAATTCCGTGGTTAGTACATCACATAAATATATCATATCAAATGTCATAGGATTTCATTCATACACAAATAATCATATCATTTAATACAAGGTCATCATACAACCTTATAAATAATATCTTTCCGATTCATTACTTTtctatttcattaaataattttttgccCAGAGAAGTATAATAAAGTAATTTCAAATACAAAAGACTTAAATTGTTCGTATGAGCTAaagagaatccgcaacacatgcaagttCTTAACCATCGATAAGATAACCAACACCGATACCTTAAAAGCTTAAAATCAACAAACAAAGTACCTTAAAAGCTTTCCAACGACACACAAAACTTCGAGGACTAGTCCATAAAAATTAACTTTCCTCAGTTAAACTTCGTTCGTTCAATTGTCAATCATGTAAAGCTAACAAATTTGAAGCTTTAAAACTATGGCTTCCCCCGTCTCTTTTTGTTTCGTactcaatattttaatttttatgatttatgattcttttcattaatattttatcaatatttttatagctatcccaaaaataaaatataataattaatatttttatagctatcccaaaaataaaatataattttcaagcaTCATACTCAAGCACAAGTTTTCCGAAAatgaaatataacaaataatatattttttaatttttttggaaaataaaaaaaatttgtagcaTCATGCTCAAGCCAAATTTCCCCaagaatgaaatataaaaaataatagtttttataGTTAtctccaaaataaaataaaaatttacagcACTATACTCAAATTCGAGTgtccaaaaataaaatagaataaataataatttttataattatttcagaaaataaaaaaatatttttgcaaCACTATACTCAAGACTAAGTgcccaaaaatataatataataaataataatttttataattttcctgCTTAAGCCAAAATTCCCTGAAAAGGaaatatagtaaataataatttttatagtaatCCTGAAAAGTAAAAAGGAAATTGTAATACCATCCTGTgctccaaaaataaaatataataaataataatttcatagttatatcagaaatttaaaaaaaaaattgcaacacTCCAAGtgcctttaaaataaaataaaacaataaataaatatttttgttgcAGCCTAGGTACccgaaaatgaaatataaataaaaatatgttctCATGTTTAGAATaaaaaagcaattaaaaataaaatattgttggTTAtctataaatatgaatattttaaattacaataaaagtgcagataataatttaagtaaaaaattattttaaataataaaaatataaactcatataTTAACGTGTAACGCAGTGATATCAGAAACTGGTAAAAACTAAATTCATAACTAGCAAATGCAAAAATTAATAGCAAAAGCATGAATTGAATTTTAAGTGGAGTATGCCACTGAGAAATTATAGCTATCTCATACCCACCTCCAGGTTACCATCAATTTATGATGGTCCAAAGGAACATATGCAAGAAAAAGAACAATCAATTTATGATGTGACCATCTTGTATTTCAGACTAAAAACTCaaattaatttctcttaatttcaaTATAAGCAAAGCGCTAATATAAAATGAAGTAATTTTCCCATCATCAGCTAGGCAGGATTGTAGTATTTGATGAAAACAATTACTTCTAATCTGATCAATTAGCATTAAAGCAGAACGGGTTATTGTCAtagtagaaatgaataaaattcccTACCCAGACCTTCCAGTTGATTTAAGGGATAAAACAATTACTCTTGTGGCCCGCTTAATCCTCCTGttaatccatgcccaaaattctATGCTCAGACAAAGCTCAAGTGAGATCTATGATCTCAGGAGAAAACTTGGAAATTCTTCTTTTCTTGGTGCATGGCCTGACTCTATAGCTGGGAGATGGGGTTAACAAATCTATAACCTCAGGTTCACGAGTGACATCGAAACTAGGGACATGTTCCTTCAAAACTGCAACTTCAGTGGTCAATGGTTTCTCTTTTCTCCATGACTGTTGATCTCCACTGGCTGCTACAAAAGCTGAAAATTGCTTCTGAATCCGACATTCCTTCTCAATAATGCTTACATTGGTTCCTTCAGCTGTCTCTTCATTAGAAAGGCTAGTAAAAACTGAGGAAGATGCTCGTACTGGTGAACAAATGACATCAAATGGCTGCCTGTGATATACACCAAAAGTGCAAGTGTCCCCTAGCTTTTCATATTCCTCATCAGTAGTTGATGGTTTCTCTTTTACCTCTTTTACCGATGGTTGTGGATCTTCATCAGCTTCCACAGCATATTTAAACCGCATGCCCCTCAAAGACTCCTTCCCAGCAATGCTCATATCTGCACATTCAGCAGCATTTACCACAGTGAGGCCAGTAGCAATTGAGGTTGCCTTGCTAGTAGGGGGATCAATGAAAACTAGTGACTCTACATTACCGACTCCAAGATTGGATGACTCCCCTGGTTTTCTTGTCCCATGTTCTTCAATGTGTTCAGATTGTTCATGACAAGCCTCATGAATGATGCTATGCAAATTATCTGCCGAAACAATAACCACTTCATTTGGATATGTTTCTGGAACAGTTTCACATGTATCACTGACTTCGTCATATTCATCCAAGTTATCACAATCATCTTTGTATTCAATCTCATTTGGTTCAGTATAGCAGGGGAGCTCATCCATTGGTGAAACTTTAACTTTCATCTGCTCCGGCAAGCTTGGGCAACTAGCAGAATGATTTGTGTATTTGGTTGAGAAGTAGTTTATCGTGATGTTCAAGCTGATCAAACAACAATATAACACATTGGTTAACCAACTATTGACCTAAAC belongs to Gossypium hirsutum isolate 1008001.06 unplaced genomic scaffold, Gossypium_hirsutum_v2.1 scaffold_738, whole genome shotgun sequence and includes:
- the LOC107938069 gene encoding uncharacterized protein isoform X1, encoding MFPLSLPPSSFSSEESCSSSAVRGETIDSSPPNLMPRQSRRICSTFGRTRMKYDLDNDFAKETRCKDRDNLGQPSGKYMRTPVPLKSTATKRASYYLQGGIELSQKWLLEEGCNAVDIDLGFSSFHCTSQANLPSVGSQLWAEDPIVFSNIGAGSIKHALSPDSGRQGVPLDLFDAGQHREIEFLDLSVRGRVNGDDKRKPKSPPANCKQLELEMENLLKQWLACSNHMFYYYYYYYLDVIM
- the LOC107938069 gene encoding uncharacterized protein isoform X3, encoding MFPLSLPPSSFSSEESCSSSAVRGETIDSSPPNLMPRQSRRICSTFGRTRMKYDLDNDFAKETRCKDRDNLGQPSGKYMRTPVPLKSTATKRASYYLQGGIELSQKWLLEEGCNAVDIDLGFSSFHCTSQANLPSVGSQLWAEDPIGAFPVPELNLNVKSCFNTPKHSEFIHRLPFSCFTSEKFAFCQPLNQTNSFDSPVFSNIGAGSIKHALSPDSGRQGVPLDLFDAGQHREIEFLDLSVRGRVNGDDKRKPKSPPANCKQLELEMENLLKQWLACSNHMFYYYYYYYLDVIM
- the LOC107938069 gene encoding uncharacterized protein isoform X2, which translates into the protein MLMLFLVHPCRSIVGVEWIESHQISHHPSQVSDMDVPLGSSPSQFSVDITDSHGNWKPNLSTFSDDMQLDSHYRNSKCSFGDTDISYNIGREDIWDAKVSYLDDGFPHEREDDISWKYWPHKIDGNSGDFLDYENGEIPDNAFEGHFMLRKRGVKATNLNSLDPSPKHLSSKVGHDLTTLIGESGRYNPIQTNYDVRDLPPQPGWPFFGTEDVKDSLSLLR
- the LOC107938081 gene encoding uncharacterized protein isoform X1; its protein translation is MRRGKIAPDGNEARKRSEKGDSKSLNAYFKQRKSRTEDFKCRDLEGENQKQIRESGNENKGKPGKGFFACYLLTSLSPRHKGHTYIGFTVNPLRRIRQHNGEIGSGAWRTKSRRPWEMVVCIYGFPTNVSALQFEWAWQHPRESEAVRQAAATFKSFSGVTNKIKLAYTMLTLPAWQSLNITINYFSTKYTNHSASCPSLPEQMKVKVSPMDELPCYTEPNEIEYKDDCDNLDEYDEVSDTCETVPETYPNEVVIVSADNLHSIIHEACHEQSEHIEEHGTRKPGESSNLGVGNVESLVFIDPPTSKATSIATGLTVVNAAECADMSIAGKESLRGMRFKYAVEADEDPQPSVKEVKEKPSTTDEEYEKLGDTCTFGVYHRQPFDVICSPVRASSSVFTSLSNEETAEGTNVSIIEKECRIQKQFSAFVAASGDQQSWRKEKPLTTEVAVLKEHVPSFDVTREPEVIDLLTPSPSYRVRPCTKKRRISKFSPEIIDLT
- the LOC107938081 gene encoding structure-specific endonuclease subunit slx1 isoform X2; its protein translation is MRRGKIAPDGNEARKRSEKGDSKSLNAYFKQRKSRTEDFKCRDLEGENQKQIRESGNENKGKPGKGFFACYLLTSLSPRHKGHTYIGFTVNPLRRIRQHNGEIGSGAWRTKSRRPWEMVVCIYGFPTNVSALQFEWAWQHPRESEAVRQAAATFKSFSGVTNKIKLAYTMLTLPAWQSLNITINYFSTKYTNHSASCPSLPEQMKVKVSPMDELPCYTEPNEIEYKDDCDNLDEYDEVSDTCETVPETYPNEVVIVSADNLHSIIHEACHEQSEHIEEHGTRKPGESSNLGVDMSIAGKESLRGMRFKYAVEADEDPQPSVKEVKEKPSTTDEEYEKLGDTCTFGVYHRQPFDVICSPVRASSSVFTSLSNEETAEGTNVSIIEKECRIQKQFSAFVAASGDQQSWRKEKPLTTEVAVLKEHVPSFDVTREPEVIDLLTPSPSYRVRPCTKKRRISKFSPEIIDLT